A genomic stretch from Mycobacterium paraterrae includes:
- a CDS encoding acetyl-CoA carboxylase family protein yields the protein MTRLLIANRGEIALRIIRTATELDLGTVAVYAEDDADSPHVHAADEAIALPGAGPAAYLDHAAVLAAAAKSGADLIHPGYGFLSEQAEFARACAGAGLTFVGPDAATLELFGDKAAARRAATAADVPVLPATDGAATLEEVRAFAAAQSGPVVIKALSGGGGRGMRIVRSAEHIDDAYRRCAAEAELGFGDRALFAEAHLADARHIEVQIVASPPRALALGDRDCSIQRRHQKLVEIAPAQGLSPVLRRDLHRAAARLCAQAGYRGIATVEFLVTGEQFVFLEVNPRIQVEHTVTEEVTGVDLVAVQLRIAQRASFHQLRLPAGIVADGDEVVGALAAVRGIAIQTRVNMETMDADGSVVPAAGTISMFCPPSGPGVRVDTFGRAGLTPSPRYDSLLAKVITRVRGSSFSAALRKAQTALDEFGIEGIATNVAFLREILSHKDTHSGLVTTSFVDENLPALAGAAQSRLHEARPVLPELHPGEEVLRAQLAGTVVEIASEGVDYAAGAQLAVLEAMKMQHVLSAPDAVRAVRVLVTAGQVIATGEPIMVFTHVGDRTGADDRGGSAALDLDRDRADLDEVRRRHLITLDQGRPAAITKRHNQNRRTARENVDDLIDPGSFVEYGALAVAAQRSRRSEEDLIANTPADGLIAGVATIGGARAAVLSYDYTVLAGTQGMRNHAKTDRIFELATRQQLPVVLFAEGGGGRPGDTDVANIAGLDVPTFRALGALSGKVPLVSIVSGRCFAGNAALAGTCDVIIATPDANIGMGGPAMIEGGGLGRYRPEDIGPVDVQRRNGVVGLAARDEAHAVSLAKQYLSYFQGNQDDWKGPDLRRARHVVPENRLRAYDVRVAIESVADLGSVLELRADYGVGVVTALVRVEGVPFGLLANSSHHLGGAIDAEAADKMADFLTLCESARLPVISLCDTPGFMVGPDAEVDAAVRRFSRLFIVGARLTVPFGLVILRKGYGLGAMAMAGGSFHAPDFTVAWPTGEIGGMGLEGAVRLGFSKELAAIADPTERQNLFDTLVEAAYQHGKALTSATTFELDDVIDPADTRGWITRMLTDKERFIDKKERHL from the coding sequence GTGACGCGCCTGCTGATTGCTAATCGCGGCGAGATCGCACTTCGAATCATCCGTACCGCAACGGAGTTGGATCTCGGCACGGTTGCGGTCTACGCCGAGGACGATGCCGACAGCCCGCACGTCCACGCGGCCGACGAAGCGATCGCGCTCCCCGGCGCCGGGCCGGCCGCCTACCTGGACCATGCCGCCGTGCTGGCGGCGGCCGCGAAATCCGGGGCCGACTTGATTCATCCCGGCTACGGCTTTCTCAGCGAACAGGCCGAGTTCGCGCGAGCCTGTGCAGGTGCGGGGCTGACGTTCGTCGGGCCGGATGCGGCCACGCTCGAGCTGTTCGGTGACAAGGCGGCCGCCAGGCGGGCGGCCACGGCAGCCGACGTGCCGGTGTTGCCCGCGACCGATGGGGCCGCCACCCTCGAGGAGGTCCGTGCATTCGCCGCGGCTCAGAGCGGCCCGGTGGTGATCAAGGCGCTGTCGGGCGGTGGAGGCCGCGGCATGCGAATCGTCCGCAGCGCCGAGCACATCGACGACGCCTATCGCCGATGCGCCGCCGAAGCCGAACTCGGATTCGGCGATCGGGCATTGTTTGCCGAAGCGCATCTAGCCGACGCCAGGCACATCGAAGTACAGATCGTCGCATCGCCGCCCCGTGCGCTTGCGCTCGGTGACCGCGACTGCAGCATCCAGCGCCGCCACCAGAAACTCGTTGAAATCGCTCCGGCGCAGGGTCTTTCACCGGTGCTGCGCCGCGACCTGCACCGGGCCGCTGCACGGTTGTGTGCCCAGGCAGGCTACCGCGGAATTGCGACGGTCGAATTCCTGGTCACCGGCGAGCAATTTGTATTCCTGGAGGTCAATCCGCGAATCCAGGTGGAACACACGGTGACCGAAGAAGTCACCGGTGTCGACCTGGTTGCGGTGCAGCTGCGCATCGCGCAGCGCGCGTCGTTTCACCAATTACGTTTGCCGGCAGGCATCGTGGCCGACGGCGACGAGGTCGTCGGTGCGCTTGCCGCGGTGCGGGGCATCGCGATCCAGACGCGAGTCAACATGGAGACAATGGATGCCGACGGTTCGGTGGTGCCAGCCGCAGGAACAATCTCGATGTTCTGTCCGCCGAGCGGTCCCGGCGTCCGCGTCGACACCTTCGGCCGTGCCGGCCTGACGCCGAGCCCGCGGTACGACTCGCTACTGGCCAAGGTGATCACTCGGGTGCGTGGGTCGTCGTTTTCCGCGGCGCTGCGAAAGGCGCAGACGGCGTTGGACGAATTCGGCATCGAAGGCATTGCAACGAATGTCGCTTTTCTGCGAGAAATTTTGTCGCACAAGGACACCCACTCCGGTCTGGTGACGACCAGCTTTGTCGACGAGAACTTGCCGGCGCTCGCCGGGGCGGCGCAGTCCCGGCTCCACGAGGCACGTCCCGTGCTGCCGGAGCTTCACCCGGGTGAAGAGGTGCTGCGAGCGCAACTGGCGGGCACAGTGGTCGAGATCGCGTCCGAGGGAGTGGACTACGCGGCGGGCGCGCAGCTGGCCGTGCTCGAGGCCATGAAAATGCAGCATGTATTGAGTGCGCCGGACGCGGTCCGCGCCGTCCGGGTCTTGGTGACGGCCGGGCAGGTGATAGCAACCGGCGAGCCGATCATGGTGTTCACCCACGTCGGCGATAGAACGGGTGCGGACGACCGTGGCGGGTCGGCCGCGCTCGATCTCGACCGCGACCGCGCGGACCTCGACGAGGTCAGGCGTCGTCACCTGATCACGTTGGATCAGGGCCGCCCTGCAGCGATCACCAAGCGGCACAACCAGAATCGCCGCACCGCCAGAGAGAACGTCGACGACCTGATCGACCCGGGAAGCTTCGTCGAATACGGCGCGCTCGCCGTCGCCGCGCAGCGCAGCCGTCGCTCGGAGGAAGACCTGATAGCCAACACCCCTGCCGACGGCCTGATCGCTGGGGTGGCCACCATCGGCGGCGCGCGTGCGGCCGTGCTGTCCTACGACTACACCGTGCTCGCGGGTACCCAAGGCATGCGTAACCACGCCAAGACCGATCGTATTTTCGAACTGGCGACCCGCCAGCAGCTACCGGTCGTGCTGTTCGCCGAGGGCGGTGGTGGCCGACCCGGTGACACAGACGTCGCGAACATCGCAGGTCTGGACGTGCCGACGTTCCGGGCGCTCGGCGCGCTCAGCGGCAAGGTGCCGTTGGTGTCGATCGTGTCCGGTCGGTGTTTCGCCGGGAATGCCGCACTCGCGGGAACCTGCGACGTCATCATCGCGACCCCCGACGCGAACATCGGCATGGGCGGGCCAGCGATGATCGAGGGCGGCGGGCTGGGGCGGTACCGGCCGGAGGACATCGGGCCGGTCGATGTGCAGCGTCGCAACGGCGTGGTGGGGCTCGCGGCCCGCGACGAGGCGCATGCGGTGTCGCTGGCCAAGCAGTACCTGTCGTATTTTCAGGGCAACCAAGACGATTGGAAGGGCCCCGATCTCCGCCGAGCGCGACATGTGGTGCCCGAGAATCGGTTACGGGCCTACGATGTTCGCGTCGCGATCGAGTCGGTGGCCGACCTCGGCTCGGTCCTGGAGTTGCGGGCCGACTACGGAGTCGGCGTGGTGACCGCGCTGGTCCGCGTCGAGGGGGTGCCGTTCGGCCTGCTGGCCAACAGCAGCCACCACCTCGGCGGCGCCATCGACGCCGAGGCCGCCGACAAAATGGCCGATTTCCTGACGCTCTGCGAATCGGCTCGGCTGCCGGTCATTTCGCTGTGCGATACCCCGGGATTCATGGTCGGCCCCGACGCCGAAGTGGATGCCGCGGTTCGGCGGTTCAGCCGGCTGTTCATTGTGGGCGCGCGACTGACCGTCCCGTTCGGCCTGGTTATCCTGCGCAAGGGCTACGGATTGGGCGCAATGGCGATGGCCGGCGGCTCCTTTCACGCGCCGGATTTCACCGTCGCCTGGCCGACCGGCGAAATCGGCGGCATGGGTCTGGAGGGCGCGGTCCGGCTGGGATTCAGCAAGGAACTGGCCGCGATCGCCGACCCGACCGAGCGCCAGAACCTGTTCGACACCTTGGTCGAAGCCGCCTATCAACACGGCAAGGCGCTCACCTCGGCCACCACGTTCGAACTCGACGACGTCATCGATCCGGCGGACACCCGAGGATGGATCACCAGGATGCTGACGGACAAAGAACGGTTCATCGACAAGAAAGAGAGGCACTTGTGA
- a CDS encoding SDR family oxidoreductase produces MKVADKVAIVTGGGNGIGAALATKLAQQDARVVVADLDGDAAQSVVDQINAERAGVAVASGGDVSDTAHIQQLIALAENTFGPVDLYFANAGITGVSGLDVTEAEWDRSIDVNLKSHIRAAQLLVPGWVERGEGYFISTASAAGLLTQLGSATYSVTKHAAVGFAEWLNITFGDQGVRVSCLCPMGVNTKLLYSPGESDDPLARLATRAVTSAGDVIEPADVADIVLAAVDDERFLILPHPAVLEMYRNKGNDYDRWLRGMRRYQHSLMEAL; encoded by the coding sequence GTGAAAGTTGCCGACAAGGTCGCCATCGTCACCGGCGGTGGTAACGGCATCGGTGCGGCGCTGGCGACGAAACTGGCGCAACAGGATGCCCGGGTCGTTGTCGCCGACCTGGACGGTGATGCCGCGCAATCGGTGGTCGACCAGATCAATGCCGAGCGGGCCGGGGTAGCCGTCGCATCCGGCGGTGACGTCTCTGACACCGCCCACATTCAACAGCTGATTGCGTTGGCGGAAAACACATTTGGACCCGTCGACCTGTACTTCGCCAACGCCGGGATCACCGGAGTCTCCGGTCTGGACGTGACCGAGGCCGAGTGGGACCGGTCGATCGACGTGAACCTCAAGTCCCACATCCGCGCCGCGCAGCTGCTGGTACCGGGGTGGGTCGAACGCGGCGAAGGCTACTTCATCAGCACGGCGTCGGCCGCGGGTTTGCTCACCCAACTCGGGTCGGCGACCTACTCGGTCACCAAGCATGCCGCGGTGGGATTCGCCGAGTGGCTGAACATCACCTTCGGTGACCAGGGCGTGCGGGTCAGCTGTCTGTGTCCGATGGGTGTCAACACCAAACTGCTGTATTCGCCAGGGGAATCCGACGATCCGTTGGCGCGCCTTGCGACTCGCGCCGTGACCTCGGCCGGGGACGTGATCGAACCGGCCGACGTCGCGGACATCGTGCTAGCCGCAGTTGACGACGAACGGTTCTTGATCCTGCCGCACCCCGCAGTGCTGGAGATGTACCGGAACAAGGGGAACGACTACGATCGCTGGCTTCGCGGGATGCGTCGCTACCAGCACAGCCTGATGGAGGCGCTATGA
- a CDS encoding SDR family oxidoreductase, translating to MTALPFNGRTAIITGGSRGIGLAIAQRLAEGGANIVLTSRKQEAADAAAQQVGGDAVGVAAHAVDEDAARHCVDLTLDRFGSIDILVNNAGTNPAYGPLIDQDHARFSKIFDVNLWAPLLWTSLTAKAWMREHGGAIVNTASIGGMHQAPNMGLYNVTKAALIHVTKQLALELSPKVRVNAIAPGVVRTKLAEALWKDHEDLVARGTALGRIGEPPDVAAAVAFLVSDESSWITGETLVLDGGRLLGDPEGFR from the coding sequence ATGACCGCATTACCGTTCAACGGTCGCACCGCAATCATCACCGGAGGGTCACGCGGGATCGGCCTCGCGATCGCGCAGCGGCTCGCCGAGGGTGGTGCCAACATCGTGTTGACCTCGCGTAAGCAGGAGGCCGCCGATGCCGCAGCTCAGCAGGTGGGCGGCGACGCTGTCGGGGTGGCCGCGCACGCCGTCGACGAGGACGCTGCGCGACACTGTGTCGATCTGACCCTCGACCGCTTCGGCAGCATCGACATTCTGGTCAACAACGCCGGCACCAACCCGGCGTACGGCCCGCTGATCGATCAGGACCACGCGCGATTTTCCAAGATCTTCGACGTCAACCTGTGGGCGCCGTTGCTATGGACATCGCTGACTGCGAAGGCGTGGATGCGGGAACATGGCGGCGCGATCGTGAACACCGCATCGATCGGGGGCATGCATCAGGCGCCCAACATGGGCCTGTACAACGTGACGAAGGCCGCGCTGATCCACGTCACCAAGCAACTGGCGCTGGAACTTTCGCCCAAGGTTCGGGTCAATGCGATCGCCCCGGGGGTGGTTCGGACCAAGCTCGCCGAAGCGCTGTGGAAGGACCACGAAGACCTGGTGGCCCGGGGTACGGCGCTGGGACGTATCGGCGAGCCGCCCGACGTGGCGGCTGCGGTCGCGTTCCTGGTCTCCGACGAGTCGAGCTGGATCACCGGCGAGACGCTGGTGCTGGACGGCGGAAGGCTGCTCGGCGATCCGGAGGGCTTTCGGTGA
- a CDS encoding acyl-CoA dehydrogenase family protein encodes MNADDLHARVCTLLEEHDPTRTDPHAFLGARFDAGLAWVHFPVGSGGLDVSRSFQAQVEDELTAAGAPPGGGGARNGIGMGMAAPTIAAFGTEVQRREFLRPLFTGEHVYCQLFSEPGAGSDLAGVATRAVRDGDDWIVNGQKVWTSSAQNAQRAILVARTDPTVPKHHGLTYFVLDMTDPGVEVRPLRQITGEAEFNEVFLTDVRVPDANRLGPEGGGWKVATTTLNNERVAIGSMAGGARESGIVGKVTAAWRAQPELRSAAMHDELMRLWVAAEVARLTGLRLRQRLAVGQPGPEGAGMKVTFARLAQAISGFEIELHPELGLQYDDWTMRQPESVDFIGRDPGYRYLRAKGNSIEGGTSEILRNTIAERILGLPPEHRVDKDVAFQDLGK; translated from the coding sequence GTGAACGCCGACGATCTGCATGCTCGGGTCTGCACGTTGCTCGAGGAGCATGACCCGACCCGCACAGATCCGCACGCATTCCTCGGTGCGCGTTTTGACGCCGGGCTGGCGTGGGTGCACTTTCCGGTCGGCTCCGGCGGTTTGGATGTGTCGCGCAGTTTCCAGGCCCAGGTCGAAGACGAGCTGACCGCAGCCGGTGCGCCGCCGGGTGGTGGCGGCGCGCGCAACGGCATCGGGATGGGCATGGCCGCGCCCACCATCGCCGCCTTCGGCACCGAGGTGCAGCGTCGAGAGTTCTTGCGGCCCCTGTTCACCGGCGAGCATGTCTACTGTCAGCTGTTCAGCGAGCCGGGTGCGGGATCCGACCTCGCCGGCGTGGCCACCCGCGCAGTCCGGGATGGTGACGACTGGATTGTCAACGGGCAGAAGGTGTGGACGTCGAGCGCCCAGAACGCTCAGCGGGCGATCCTAGTCGCCCGGACCGACCCGACCGTCCCGAAACACCACGGGTTGACCTATTTCGTCCTCGACATGACCGATCCGGGTGTCGAGGTCCGACCGTTGCGGCAGATCACCGGCGAAGCCGAATTCAACGAGGTTTTTCTCACCGACGTCCGGGTGCCCGACGCCAACCGTCTGGGCCCCGAGGGCGGCGGGTGGAAGGTCGCCACCACCACGTTGAACAACGAGCGGGTGGCCATCGGCTCGATGGCCGGAGGCGCGCGCGAAAGCGGAATCGTCGGCAAGGTCACGGCGGCGTGGCGGGCACAACCCGAGTTGCGTAGTGCCGCAATGCATGACGAGCTCATGCGGCTGTGGGTGGCGGCCGAAGTCGCCCGGCTGACCGGTCTGCGGCTACGGCAGCGTCTGGCGGTCGGTCAGCCCGGGCCCGAGGGCGCCGGGATGAAAGTGACATTCGCTCGACTGGCTCAGGCGATTTCCGGATTCGAGATCGAACTGCACCCGGAATTGGGCCTGCAATATGACGATTGGACGATGCGTCAACCCGAATCAGTCGACTTCATTGGCCGCGATCCCGGGTACCGCTACCTCCGCGCCAAAGGAAATTCGATCGAAGGCGGTACATCGGAAATCCTGCGAAACACAATCGCCGAAAGGATTCTCGGCCTGCCACCGGAACATCGCGTCGACAAGGACGTGGCTTTCCAGGATCTGGGGAAGTGA
- a CDS encoding acyl-CoA dehydrogenase family protein: protein MGDLLYSDTEEALRDSVRRLFAGRCPPEAILSLYDSAPQDLSGVWRTLAADLGLAGLLVPEDLGGAGATAREAAVVMEEIGRAVAPVPFLTSSVVATVVLLKSGDTGTVQGLAAGSLTAALAVPLSTAPDDTITGLDADANAVTGRITSVAGVDAADVLLVPVAGTDGLELHAVARDAAGVEVSPIVSLDMTRPLANVEFSGAASSRVDSAGAATAIAAALETGAALLASEQLGVAQWCFETTLAYAKDRKQFGRAIGSYQAIKHRLADLWVELNSAAAAARYAADTCARQDVDASIAAAVAQAYCSGAAVHAAEECVQLHGGLGMTWEYPAHLYLKRAKSDQLAFGTAYRHRVRLAALVDLPAS, encoded by the coding sequence GTGGGCGATCTGCTGTATTCCGACACCGAGGAAGCGTTGCGGGACAGCGTCCGACGATTGTTCGCCGGCCGATGCCCGCCAGAAGCGATCTTGTCGCTGTACGACTCTGCGCCACAGGATCTCTCCGGCGTCTGGCGCACGCTGGCCGCAGACCTGGGTCTGGCGGGCCTGTTGGTACCCGAGGATCTCGGCGGTGCCGGTGCGACCGCCCGCGAGGCGGCGGTCGTGATGGAGGAGATCGGCCGCGCCGTTGCGCCCGTGCCATTTCTGACCAGTTCGGTGGTGGCCACCGTCGTGCTGCTGAAATCCGGTGACACCGGCACGGTTCAGGGCTTGGCGGCCGGATCGCTCACCGCCGCGCTCGCGGTGCCGCTGTCCACGGCGCCCGACGACACGATCACCGGACTCGACGCGGATGCCAACGCGGTGACCGGACGGATCACCAGCGTGGCTGGGGTCGATGCCGCCGATGTGCTGCTGGTGCCCGTCGCCGGAACCGACGGGCTCGAATTGCACGCCGTTGCACGGGATGCGGCGGGTGTCGAGGTATCGCCGATCGTAAGCCTGGACATGACCAGACCGCTTGCCAACGTGGAGTTCTCGGGTGCGGCGTCGTCTCGGGTCGATTCGGCCGGGGCGGCGACGGCGATCGCTGCGGCGCTGGAGACCGGGGCGGCGCTGCTGGCCTCCGAACAACTCGGTGTCGCGCAGTGGTGCTTCGAGACGACACTGGCATATGCCAAGGACCGCAAGCAGTTCGGCCGCGCGATCGGCTCGTACCAAGCGATCAAACACCGCCTCGCCGACTTGTGGGTCGAGCTCAATTCCGCTGCGGCGGCGGCTCGGTACGCGGCTGACACCTGCGCCCGGCAGGACGTCGATGCCTCGATCGCCGCGGCCGTAGCGCAGGCCTACTGCAGTGGAGCCGCGGTGCACGCGGCCGAGGAATGCGTTCAGCTGCACGGCGGCCTCGGCATGACGTGGGAGTATCCCGCGCATCTCTATCTGAAGCGGGCCAAGAGCGATCAGCTGGCATTCGGTACGGCGTACCGCCACCGCGTCCGGTTGGCCGCACTGGTCGATCTGCCGGCCTCGTAA
- a CDS encoding aldo/keto reductase translates to MDTRILGGTLEVSSIGLGCMGMSRGFGPAGSRADMVAVIRGAVERGVTFFDTAEAYGDNEELVGEALAPFTDQVVIATKFGFSFAPDGNVNGVDSRPEHIKEVTENSLRRLGVETIDLLYQHRVDPKIPVEDVAGTVKELIDSGKVKHFGMSEASADNIRRAHAVQPVTALQSEYSLWWREPESPETGVLSTLSELGIGLVPYSPLGKGFLTGSISENTQFDKADIRNMIPRFAVDVREANRAVVALLQTIADRRGVTPGQVALAWLLAQRPWIVPIPGTRRLERLDENLGAADIQLTDDDLHELDTASAEIEVQGARYPEFMQRLIGR, encoded by the coding sequence ATGGATACGCGCATCCTCGGCGGCACCCTCGAGGTTTCGTCAATCGGGCTGGGCTGCATGGGGATGAGCCGCGGCTTCGGGCCGGCGGGATCGAGAGCGGACATGGTCGCGGTGATCCGCGGGGCGGTCGAGCGCGGCGTCACGTTCTTCGACACCGCAGAAGCCTACGGTGACAACGAAGAACTGGTCGGCGAGGCGCTGGCGCCGTTCACCGATCAGGTGGTGATCGCGACAAAGTTCGGGTTCTCCTTCGCGCCCGACGGCAACGTCAACGGGGTCGACAGCCGGCCAGAGCACATCAAAGAGGTAACCGAGAACTCGCTGCGCCGACTGGGTGTGGAGACCATCGACCTGCTGTACCAACACCGTGTCGATCCGAAAATCCCCGTCGAGGATGTCGCCGGAACGGTGAAGGAACTGATCGACAGCGGCAAGGTCAAGCACTTCGGGATGTCGGAGGCATCGGCGGACAACATTCGCCGCGCCCACGCCGTGCAGCCCGTGACGGCGCTGCAGAGCGAGTACTCGCTCTGGTGGCGGGAGCCGGAAAGCCCGGAAACCGGCGTCTTGTCGACGCTGTCCGAACTCGGCATCGGACTCGTGCCCTACAGCCCGCTGGGCAAAGGATTCCTCACCGGAAGCATCAGCGAGAACACGCAATTCGACAAAGCGGACATCCGAAACATGATCCCGCGTTTCGCCGTCGACGTGCGCGAAGCCAACCGCGCGGTCGTCGCTCTGCTTCAGACGATTGCGGACCGTCGGGGTGTCACCCCGGGGCAAGTCGCCCTGGCTTGGCTGTTGGCTCAGCGGCCGTGGATCGTGCCGATCCCCGGCACCCGCCGTCTCGAGCGGCTCGATGAAAATCTGGGGGCAGCCGATATTCAGTTGACCGACGACGACCTTCACGAACTCGACACGGCGTCGGCGGAGATCGAGGTACAGGGGGCGCGCTATCCCGAGTTCATGCAGCGCCTGATCGGGCGCTGA
- a CDS encoding TIGR03617 family F420-dependent LLM class oxidoreductase, with product MRIDAMTVPQPLGRVGELARRTQSAGFSGLLFTETGRTAYLNAAVASQAAPDLELSTGVAVAFPRSPFVTAAAAWELQEASGGNFRLGLGTQVRTHVVRRYGVDFEKPGPRLRDYVLAVKDCFAAFRSGKLDHHGEFYDLDFITPQWSPGPIDVPDPKVDIAAVNPWMLRMAGEVADGVHVHPIGEPGYLARHVLPNVAEGARKAGRSPSDVAIIVPVMTVVGDTDEERDRQRESVRASMAFYGSTPNYAFIWDEAGFDGTTARIREKQKAGDFAGMAAQVSDDHVAAFATESTWDALADKLIDTYGGTATRLVLYNAVSDPDGFERYGEVARQVSARSGAA from the coding sequence ATGCGCATCGATGCGATGACGGTCCCCCAGCCCCTCGGACGGGTCGGTGAGCTGGCCCGCCGAACGCAGTCGGCCGGTTTCTCCGGCCTGCTGTTCACCGAGACCGGACGCACGGCCTATCTCAACGCCGCGGTCGCCTCGCAAGCCGCGCCAGACCTGGAGCTGTCGACCGGTGTCGCGGTGGCATTTCCGCGCAGCCCGTTCGTGACTGCCGCCGCGGCCTGGGAACTGCAGGAGGCGTCGGGCGGAAACTTCCGGCTGGGCCTGGGCACGCAGGTCCGCACGCACGTCGTTCGCCGGTATGGCGTGGATTTCGAGAAGCCGGGTCCGCGGCTGCGCGATTACGTGCTGGCGGTGAAGGATTGCTTTGCGGCGTTCCGGTCGGGAAAGCTAGATCACCACGGTGAGTTCTACGACCTGGATTTCATTACGCCGCAGTGGAGTCCGGGACCCATCGACGTGCCCGATCCGAAAGTCGACATCGCCGCGGTGAATCCGTGGATGTTGCGGATGGCCGGCGAGGTAGCCGACGGGGTGCACGTCCACCCGATCGGCGAGCCGGGGTATCTTGCCCGGCACGTGCTGCCGAACGTCGCCGAGGGCGCACGGAAAGCCGGTCGGTCACCGTCCGACGTGGCGATCATCGTGCCGGTGATGACGGTGGTCGGTGACACCGACGAAGAACGCGACAGGCAACGGGAGTCGGTGCGTGCCAGCATGGCGTTCTACGGAAGCACGCCCAATTACGCGTTTATCTGGGACGAGGCGGGATTCGACGGCACGACCGCCCGTATCCGCGAGAAGCAGAAGGCCGGCGACTTCGCCGGAATGGCCGCTCAGGTCAGCGACGATCACGTCGCGGCTTTCGCGACCGAGTCGACCTGGGATGCGCTGGCCGACAAGCTCATTGACACTTATGGCGGGACGGCGACCCGACTGGTGCTTTACAACGCGGTCAGTGATCCCGATGGCTTCGAGCGGTACGGGGAGGTTGCCCGCCAGGTCAGCGCCCGATCAGGCGCTGCATGA
- a CDS encoding carbonic anhydrase codes for MDNITTYLDGNSRFADTHFAAGLGIAPARKTLLLGCLDPRVNPSQIFDLTLGDVGIIRNVGGRVTPAVIEQIALLTTLSAVLGGKLGPGWDLVLLQHTDCGITRLQEPPDQLAHYFGVDVSALPGKHVNDPAAAIAADIAALRSAPQVPSSFTVTGLSYDVADGRVTTVADSAPLRAA; via the coding sequence ATGGACAACATCACGACCTATCTCGACGGAAACTCACGCTTCGCCGACACCCATTTCGCGGCCGGGCTCGGCATTGCGCCCGCCCGCAAGACCCTGCTGCTCGGTTGTTTAGACCCTCGCGTAAACCCCTCGCAAATCTTCGACCTCACGCTCGGCGATGTCGGAATCATCCGTAATGTCGGCGGCCGGGTCACCCCCGCGGTGATCGAGCAGATCGCATTGCTGACCACTCTCAGCGCAGTTCTCGGCGGAAAGCTCGGACCGGGATGGGATTTGGTCCTGTTGCAGCACACGGACTGCGGTATCACACGGCTGCAGGAGCCACCCGACCAACTAGCCCACTACTTCGGTGTCGACGTCTCCGCACTACCCGGCAAACATGTCAACGATCCCGCGGCGGCCATTGCTGCCGATATCGCCGCGTTGCGAAGTGCGCCCCAGGTCCCAAGCTCCTTCACCGTGACCGGCTTGAGTTACGACGTCGCTGACGGACGAGTGACTACGGTCGCAGACTCTGCGCCGCTGCGCGCCGCGTGA
- a CDS encoding alpha/beta fold hydrolase — MTSTDVAGDPSKDYVRSWLGSEPQWFYRPDGTKLRFVVAGQGAPVLLLHTVRTQLDYFQRVIPLLSSAHRVYSLDFPGMGWSDIRPGASYNHDQMRSAVVDFVRGNGLSDLTLAGESMGATIALTASVSLGSLVRRVVASNTYDYPQGVERSNLLARMIIPAVKAPLVGTTFAALENRAIIKGIMNGGYANPSKFPDEFLSELVRVGKRRGYPGVARAVYRSLPTYIAARAEYAAVSVPVTLLYSQHDWSRTSDRTATAAALPTASVRNIADAGHFAAMEKPHALADAILGQ, encoded by the coding sequence ATGACCAGCACCGATGTCGCTGGTGATCCTTCGAAAGATTATGTCCGCAGCTGGCTCGGTAGCGAGCCGCAATGGTTTTACCGCCCGGACGGCACCAAGCTCCGCTTCGTTGTAGCCGGACAAGGAGCTCCCGTGCTGCTGCTGCATACCGTTCGCACGCAGCTGGACTACTTTCAGCGTGTTATTCCCCTGCTCTCCAGTGCTCACCGTGTGTACTCGCTCGACTTTCCCGGCATGGGGTGGTCTGATATCCGGCCCGGGGCTTCATACAATCACGACCAGATGCGTTCTGCAGTAGTCGATTTCGTACGTGGCAACGGATTGTCGGACCTCACCCTGGCCGGTGAATCCATGGGTGCCACTATTGCGCTGACAGCGTCAGTTTCTCTCGGATCGCTCGTGAGGCGGGTCGTCGCTTCCAACACCTATGACTACCCGCAAGGCGTGGAGCGATCAAACCTGTTGGCGCGGATGATCATTCCAGCAGTGAAGGCTCCGCTCGTCGGCACCACTTTCGCTGCTCTAGAGAATCGCGCGATTATCAAGGGCATCATGAACGGCGGATACGCCAACCCATCAAAATTTCCCGATGAATTTTTGAGTGAACTGGTTCGCGTGGGTAAGCGACGAGGCTACCCGGGCGTCGCCCGAGCGGTGTATCGCAGTCTGCCAACGTACATTGCGGCACGTGCTGAGTACGCGGCCGTGTCGGTCCCGGTGACTTTGCTCTACTCGCAACACGACTGGTCGAGAACGTCTGACAGGACCGCCACGGCAGCGGCACTGCCCACGGCGTCGGTGCGCAACATCGCTGACGCCGGACATTTCGCGGCCATGGAGAAACCTCATGCTCTGGCCGACGCGATATTGGGGCAGTAA